From Streptomyces sp. NBC_00683, one genomic window encodes:
- a CDS encoding HAD family hydrolase translates to MEAIGQIVQDAPNATASPDDLATLWWTLEGRHMGEYLAGQCSFSEHHRRRIRSFLPALGEPVPESPGLLDAWIAQRYLPVFENSWRSYPDVQPCLENLKRLPRGPRLAVLTNGDPEQQRAKIARFGLLDYFEAVLTPTQLGVAKPVAYAAACRWMRTDPAQAVNVGDMLESDVNAAALAGLTGIWLDRGVDFITGGPSPVADEAVLRIERLTDLPGRLSRTSA, encoded by the coding sequence GTGGAAGCGATTGGCCAGATCGTCCAGGACGCACCGAACGCCACGGCTTCACCGGACGACCTGGCGACGTTGTGGTGGACGCTCGAGGGCCGCCACATGGGGGAGTACCTGGCCGGTCAGTGCTCCTTCTCCGAGCACCACCGACGCAGGATCCGTTCCTTCCTGCCGGCGCTGGGCGAGCCGGTTCCGGAAAGTCCCGGCCTTCTGGACGCCTGGATCGCCCAGCGCTACCTCCCGGTGTTCGAGAACTCCTGGCGGAGCTATCCCGATGTTCAGCCCTGCCTGGAGAACCTGAAACGGCTTCCCCGGGGACCGCGACTCGCCGTTCTCACCAACGGGGACCCGGAGCAGCAGCGTGCCAAGATCGCCCGCTTCGGCCTCCTGGACTACTTCGAAGCCGTCCTGACCCCGACCCAGCTCGGTGTGGCCAAGCCCGTCGCCTACGCGGCCGCCTGCCGGTGGATGCGGACAGACCCCGCGCAGGCGGTCAACGTGGGCGACATGTTGGAAAGCGACGTGAACGCGGCCGCCCTCGCCGGGCTCACCGGCATCTGGCTGGACCGCGGCGTCGACTTCATCACCGGTGGACCGTCGCCGGTGGCGGACGAGGCGGTGCTCCGCATCGAACGGCTCACCGACCTCCCCGGCCGCCTGTCACGCACGAGCGCCTGA